Genomic window (Rhododendron vialii isolate Sample 1 chromosome 4a, ASM3025357v1):
TGGCTTTAAGGGTGTGAGACGGAGACAAAACGTCTCCTCTGCACACCGTTACGGAGAAAGTAACGGAAATAAGGTTTTTGAAAGACGCCGTTTGGTAGAAACGTAAGCCAAATAAATGAGAAGCTGGAAGTGGCTTCAACTCAAGTTTCGGTGGAGCCTCAATAAACGGAGGGGCGGTCTCATCAGAAAGTGCGGGAAGAGGTTCAAATTGCGCTGTCCACTTTGGAGGTGAATTATTAAGTAATAGATTCACCCCCTCGATGGACTGATCGATATCATACTCCTCATACCCAAAGTGTGCCAAACGAGCGGCCAACGGGTCATTGGTCAAAACATAAGGCAATGCCTCCTCCACCAAGTCCTCCACGACATCGACTGCAAAACAGTCTTCCTCCACTTGAGGGTGTTTCACGGCCTTATAAACATTAAGCTTAAGGGTCATGTTCCCAAAGGTCACCTCCATCTTTCCACTCCTCACATGAATATTAGCATCTGCGGTCGCCAATAAAGGACGACCAAGAAAAATCGGAGTCTGCTTTTTGAGGGTTTGCATCGGTTCCGTGTCAAGGACTATAAAATCAGCCGAAAAGTAAAAATCATTAACCTTGACAAGAATGTCCTTAACTACTCCACATGGCACCTTAATGGATCTATCAGCTAATTGCAAGGTAATCGACGTGGGCTTCAATTCCCCAAGCCCCAATTGTTCATACACCAAGTACGGAATCAAGTTAACACTAGCCCCTAAGTCTAAAAGTGCTCGCTCTCTGGCATGCCTCCCAATGACTATATTAATAGTTGGGGTACCAGGATCTTGCATCTTAAGGGGAGCATCCGATTGAAAAACAGAGCTCAATTGCTCGGTGAGAAGGACCTTTTTAGACAcattggtttggtttttcctcttttgagtgCAGAGGTCCTTTAGAAATTTTGCATAAGTTGGGACTTGTTTGATGGCATCTAGGAGTGGGATGTTAACTTTCACTTGCTTGAATACCTCAAGGGTAACCTCCATAGATACTCCCCTCTTAGGAAAGGGAGATGGTGCATTCAAACATGATGGGAACGGGGCTTTAGGCACATAGGGTGGTACCTTAGAGCCCGCTGACACAGAAGTGGGTGATGTAGGTGTGACTGGAGGGGTTCCCTCCTTACTCTGTGAACTCTCCTCCCCAAAGTCATCGAGGTCGGAGGGAGCCAAATGCTCCTTCGGCTTTGCTTTCTCGGGTCGGGTTTCGACCTCTCTCTTATTGCGCAAAGTCATGATTACCTTAGCATCAGCAGGAGGTGGGTCATGAACCACAAACTATCCTCCATGGGGTTGGACAGGCTGACTGGGCAACCTACCTTCTTCCCTACGATTAAGTGCATTGGCTATTTGACCCACTTGGGTCTCGAGCCGCTAGATGGACTGGGTATTAGAACGCACTTGTTGTTGGGTGTCATTTAAACGGTCAAGCACTTACAGCACCTTGTCCTCGAAGGATGGATCCCGCGAGGATTGGGTGGGTGCTTGGCGGTTTTGTGAGCAATAGGCAGTTGGATTGAACGGAGTATGAAAAGGCCTAGGCTACTGGGCAGAGGAACTACCCTGCTCTTGCGATCTCCACAAGAAATTAGGATACTTGGCCCAACCCGCGTTGTAAGTACTAGAATACGGATCATTACCCGGTTGGGAGAAACCCCATGCATTAGTGTACCCTTGTGCAGCATTAACCTACTCCTCCACAAAAAATAGGGAATTGTGGGGCCGCAGGACAATCAGTGATGAAATGGGCCGGACTAGCACATAATGAACATGCCTCCTGAGAAAGTGGAGGCTGTGAGGTGGCCGGTCCCATACAAAGAAGCTTTTCAACCTTTTCAGTTAGTATTTCGACTTTGAAATTGAGGTCATGAGATGGTTTGATCTCATACATACCTCATGGCTTATCAGAGCCAGTACTGACTGACGTACCTCTCCtctcaaaagaaacattttgtaGGGACCTTTCGCTCATAGTTTCGAACAATTGCAAGGCTTCCTCTTCACTCTTAACCATCACAGAGCCTCCACATGAGGCATCAACCATCACACGATGTGGCAGAAGCAGCCCAGAATAAAAACTTTGTACTAATTGCCACTTAGGTATGTCATGGTGCGGACACTTACAAATGAGATCCCCATATCTCTCCCAAGCCTCATAGAACTGTTCATTCTCAGCTTGTTGGAAAATGGTAATCTCTTGCTGAAGTCTTAGTGTTTTTCCTATGGGGAAGAATTTCTTAAGGAATGCTGCACTCATTTGCGCCCAAGATGTTATAGAATTAGTTGGCAAAGTACTAAGCCAATGTTTGGCGTTGCCTATCAaagtgaattgaaacaaaatcaatctcaatgcatccatcggaaaattatgaattaaaagcGTGGAACTGAGGGCTTCAAATTGAGTGATGTGTTGATATGGATCCTCTTGAGCTTGCCCTTGAAACTTAGGGAGCATTTGGAGTGTACCGggcttaatctcatagttcttaGCCGTGATGGCGGGTAATCGTACACATGATGGTGTATTATAAGCCGTGGGGGCGAACTGTGAGTTGAGAGGGAGGGGGTTAGGTATCACAACCCTCCTCTCTCTATTAGGATCATCTGCCATTGTGACTAAGTCGGTCTTTCTATTACCCCTATGTCTCTTTTTCAAGTCAAAATTAAGAGGTACGAGTTCAGGTTCCGATGACCGACGACCAAGCATGCAAGTTCAATACCCCTTGATTGTAAAAATGCAAGTTCAATACCCCTCGATTGTAAAAACGGGGTAATCCAGACACAGACACTAATTTgccaaaaataagaacaaactcACAGTGGGTCAATGAAATCGCTTTATATCACAACACCGCTTCTCCACAGTGATCTTTGCTTGTCTTATCGCCTCGTAACCTGTAGCTAAGagtaccaaaactaacaaacaaaataaaaataatagcaatgaactaaactaaaaactaattaaattaacgCAACCGTGCAAACTGTCCCCGGCaatggcgccaaaatttgaccgcgtcgttccgtatcaaaaatatatttataaaaccttggaattaactactactccgtagaataatgGTCAAGACCGAGTATCATACCGATGGAGACAGTATGGCTGAGTTACAACAAAttcaattaatttttagattaattcgggcaaaagaagtttggttgtttgaatttggaaaatttattaaactaagagaaataattaaatggaaagtttgtaatgattggagagaaaaatctAGGATTTGAATCCACCTCGACcttcgtaactccaacatgcataggcgagattaattattcgaatcagaagggattattattagggcttgcaaaccctagcaataatcatctagaaaatatattgggttgTTAAAAGGCGTAaattatcccatagcacggaccgtctcagaAGTACGGTCTAGCCGCCTAACGGCACGGCCCGActtacgagtataatctatctcagaactccaactacaatcaatgaaaaccattgtataactcgtatttgaaagcgtgcatacaaatactcaatagattaaaaccatcaaaatcattccattcaattgaaacggaaagggttcttagttatacaatcgatccgaataataaacctaaaacccatacataaaatagagttacttggtgcgaagtttcatcttccccctagacaAGGAGTTTAGCCGGCCATCGAAGCCGGAGTTCTCGTTCGTGAAGTCAGTGATATGCACTCGACTTCTGTCCTCTGTTCTTCCCGAAGTCCCCAATAACgaaacccttttttttccttttataatgCTGCTGCCCACGGCTTCTTGCAAAGGGAAATTCTTCTCCTAGTCAAACTCTCCCTCTTTGATTAATTAGTTGCCAGAGAAATCAAAACCCTTATTTTTCCTCTGGCCCCCGCTCACGAGTCACAATTCTTGCCAATAATAATGGAGTTAATGCACTCTAGGTCCTCAGAGCTTAGCACATGCTACAAGCAGGCCCCTAAACTTATTAAAGTTTGCACTTTAACTCATTAAAATGTCAAGCCTCCAAATATCTACAAACACAAGAAAAGCATCACTAATCTCCAAATAACAATATAAACGGACTTAACAAGGCATAAATTAGAAGgattaaatgggtgcttttcagcacttATTAATAACTTACCtttaaatttttcataagttattttccgatATGAACCCCTTCTACTATAATTCTCACTGCTTAGtttctcgatcgtcagtccaGACCCACGTttagatctctctctctggaattgAATTCCACCAtcttatcctctctctctttctgaaaatatttttcatgtgccaaatgccaaccaaacacatgaaaataaaaatttgaagttagTTACTTTTTTACAATTACACATAATCAGGCTCTCTATTCTCACTGTATTAAACTATTTCCTTTTTGTACTTctacttttgtacttttaaagCTATTCCTATTTCGGCAAgaaaaattggatttttttgattttcgtGGGGCTTATTATGggtcctacaaagatgattcaaatcatTCTTAAATTGcaagtcattcttaaaatatttttttatgcattcctgaaaaaaatagctcaattcgatatcggtaaaggttgtttcagaattcgtaggatGCCCTACGAATTTTGAATAACCTTTAtggatatcggattgagtttatttttttaggaacccaaaaatgaatattttaagaatgacttACGATTTAAATCATCTTTGTAGACACTACAAAaaacaccattcccgactaagggtttagtcggcaattgtacgcattttagtcggcaaaagtcttccccgactaaaaattttggtcggcaCATTAGTCAGTGGAAGAGGGTCGGCAAAGGTTGTTGCCGACTAAAAAAAGTTTAGTCGGTAAAGATTGATCCATTTGCCGACTAActttttagtcggggaatgtgtTAATATTGGTCGACTAACTGTTTAGTCGGGGATGTATAACCTATTTGCCGACTAActgtttagtcggggaatgttgaacctattggccgactaattatttagtcagGAAATGTGTTTTGATTATCACCGACTAAtagtttagtcggtaaatgtcaTTTCGAATCAAATAATTTGTGGCCTATTGGCGACTAAActttagtcggtaaatgttcCATACAAATTTGTCATTCCAAAATTTCCTACAAATTTTTTCTACATTATTATTCCCTGTAAATTTCAGCCAACAATCATTAAATCCAcaaaattaatacaaaataaaaattccaagaaATAAATACAAACTTTTATAAATAGAGAGGTGTCCACCAAATAGTTAAAAAACAACTTGTATCTAAATTCCTAGAGTGCAAAATAACAACACGTCCACcacgggggaaaaaaaaaatccaagctcaATAACAAAATGTATCCAAACCTCGTGGACACTCAACTTCAACATGCAAacagataacaaaaaaaatccaagcacgTCCACAACCAAAATTCAACTTCAATCTTCATAGTCAATAACCGACATCCTGCACGATACTCTATTAAAACGCCGTCCCtgtaaaaaaaccaaaaaaaaagaacaatctaTCATTAGTATTTATGAACTAGTGTATCACATTGCACAAAGCATGAACATAGTAAATATTTACTAATTAGAAGCCAGAATGAAAAATCATATTAACATAATTATGCATACAGAAATAATTATAAGATTAGAGCTAGCCATACAACCTACAACATGGATAATGCAGCAGTAAAAAAGAAGGGTTAAATATCTACTTCCTTCTCCAACTATTCCAATTTTAGATACTGAAGACCTTTGTtaaaataaagaggaaattgAGTCATTGAAGAACCTTGTACAAAAGCTAAAGGTGCATCATTGTCCACGCAGGTACCGACTAGACCCAAAACTCAGTGATTTCCAGAAAACAGATTTCCTATGTTGGATTAAGGCAAACAAAAAACTCCTGCATTAaggcaaacaaaaaacaaaatatgacAGCCTTGTAAACAGAGCATTCAATTTCCTATGTTCACTTTCTttgtatttgaaaattttcataattCACTCTCTCCACATGGAACAGAATGTGCAACATGGCCCAACCCAATGTGGGATCAGAAAGATCGTGTAATTCAAGACAACGAGAGGAGCATGTTGATGAAAACAGAATAGGAAAGATTCGAACATATAGGCTTAGTTATGGTCAGTGTTCCCAACATTGAAAGAGATCATTTAATCCGAATTTTTCATCACCTTTACCTACCCAAACAGAGGAAGTGTATCCAGGGATGGCCATCAAGGTTCTTTTTAGAAGCATTCTCTCATAATTATTTACATGAAAATCCACTTTTAAACCTTGAACTCTAATAATTTATTAACAACAATCTTACAAAAGGCATTAATATTAGACAGAAGACCAATTAGATCCTATCGAGTAGCTAGGGAAAAGTTTACAGTTAGATCCTAAAATACCTTTtcccttttgtcttttttaattttttagtaacaAAGGGCAGCCAACTTTGGCACCCCTTTTCCTAATGAGGACTTCATAGAAACTGATGGAAATCGCCTCCCAATATGAAATCCTATTTTTAAAGGAGTACGATAAACATTTCACAAGTTAAAGACCTTAGCTACCGgttacatgaaatttttttataaagaaacCCAAATACAACCAATTGCGGATTCAGACTTCTCTTACAAACCAGGACACGAACACGAATTTctgtaccaaaaaataaaaacgttGAGTGGTAAGGCTGAAGGCGGAAAGTAATGATTGTATCCAAAAGTCAAATATAGTTGCAGTTCCAAGCAATTCATAAACTCTTGGTGTCTGTCTTGCTGAAGGTGAAGTTATGAGATTACCAATAAGCCTAGCCAAGGATAGAGACACCGATAGCATTGCACATTATATCAAAGCATTGCACAAAGAGTTCATGATAAGTATTCTACAAGATTAAATAATGAAAATAGCAACCGTGTAGggtctattttaaaaaattattgattgatTTCCGCTTTGGTGAGTCCAATCTGAAAGGGACAGTAACTGAATGTAGTTGTTTGTTTAGTAATCTACCATGTTGCCAAGttttatttgtgatttttttaattgCCCGAGTATGTTCCCATGTTTTCTTGGTGTTACACCAGTCTCTACACTTGACTCGTGCTTATTTCTATTCTAAAGACTAAAGAgtgagattttatttttaaggtTTTTTCCACAGCCGGGCCtttggttcaattttttatatttcatgGCCTTGGAGGACACAATTTCCATCCTCAATTAACATTAAAGCTCTTCTGCGTACCAGTTGGGGAGTTATTAGATAATGTCCTCAATTAACATTAAAGTTCTTCTTCCCCAAATCAAAAGGAAGGCAAGCATCCTTACAGGATTTCAAATCTACTAAAGATATTACAAAGGAAAACATCACAGCAGTAAAAAGTTTCATCAACACATTCCATCAAACACTTGATTCAGTAAATTTAAGTCATTCAAAAACATGCAACAAGACCATAGATATAAGCAAACCAACAACTAAAAGTAAAAATGCCTTCCAAAGCAAAACCAGGACTGAAAGTGACAGATTAATATACTCCTCCAAAGCTGGTTTTAGCATTTACCATAACAATATTACTAGTGTTTGCCATGACAATATTACTAGTGTTTACCATGACTCATGTGTTGAATCCACCTGTATTGGTTTAAGAAAAGGAGCCAACAAATACTCCAAGCACGGAATAAACCACGCATCTTGTCTTGAGACACATTGATTCAACAACAATAATGGAATTCAAGTTCTAAGTTTCGGCCTTCCCGCTATATACATCCTAGCTCTGTCCCAGCGTTGTACTAGCACCTAGACGCCAACTAGTGGGTCGCCTACACTGCTTTTTAGAACAGCGGCCATAACAGTCCCATATCACTGAGTAAAAGCCCtaatcaaaaaggaaaacaagctAACATTATCACTAAGTAAAAGCCCTAATTTAGTAGCGCATACCCCTCATGATTTCAAGCAATCCTAGCTAGGGCTTAGATCCACATATacaatcgagagagagagacagaaagagagagaaacctcaCAGAGTTGGAGGAGCGAGAGAGCGGCTCTACCACGGTTGGAGACGCAGAGTCGGAGGAGAGAGGGTGATTGGGTTGAGGATTTGAGCCACCGAGGATTTGTAAAACCCAATCGACTCGAAATCGTCGAAGAACGCCCTGCTCAGCAAGGCCTCGAGGTCCctagggtagagagagagagagagagagagagagagagagagagagagagagagcgcttgatTTCGTAGGGCTAGAGGAGGAGAGTTAACGATTCAAAGGAAGGAGGCGGGAGGAGTTGAGAGAGGAAcgaacgaaaagaaaagaaattgccGTTTCATCataaatagaaaagaaattgcCGACTAAGTAATTAGTCGGGGTTTACGAAAATGCCCCGCCATTGTTTtcctgaaattttgaattggcacaaaaaaaaattcttttttcccCGACTATTAGTCGGCaattgtttttgagaatttgtggGAAAATATTTAGTGAGTTCTAATTGCGCCACCATTGTATACAAACTCCAAATTTTATCATCATGGATGTTTTTATAATactcgatctaaaccgttagaATTCCACGTCTTACCAATTATAGCATGGTCGCCAAAATTGAAGATCATTCGCTATAACCAACCACATGATCGGAAGACTTTTACTGTGTCCAGaaatattaaatttttataTCACACCATTGGAGCcccactttaagtctttttgcATGATCAGAACCATCCATCTTTAATCTATTATGGGTTAGATTATTGTTACCGAGATTAGAGTTGATCGATTTTCATTAGGCGATTGATGGAATGAAAAATACTAATTTTCTTATGAGTTCATGTCTCAATAAATGAGTTTTCTAAACCTAATCGAGCCTCAAATTTATGAgaatgaataattcaacaagtgtaacaaaatcaatggtctcGATCGTCATGACTGTCTCGCGATCGTGTGGCTATTGCAACAAGGAATGCAACAT
Coding sequences:
- the LOC131323855 gene encoding uncharacterized protein LOC131323855 gives rise to the protein MTLRNKREVETRPEKAKPKEHLAPSDLDDFGEESSQSKEGTPPVTPTSPTSVSAGSKVPPYVPKAPFPSCLNAPSPFPKRGVSMEVTLEVFKQVKVNIPLLDAIKQVPTYAKFLKDLCTQKRKNQTNVSKKVLLTEQLSSVFQSDAPLKMQDPGTPTINIVIGRHARERALLDLGASVNLIPYLVYEQLGLGELKPTSITLQLADRSIKVPCGVVKDILVKVNDFYFSADFIVLDTEPMQTLKKQTPIFLGRPLLATADANIHVRSGKMEVTFGNMTLKLNVYKAVKHPQVEEDCFAVDVVEDLVEEALPYVLTNDPLAARLAHFGYEEYDIDQSIEGVNLLLNNSPPKWTAQFEPLPALSDETAPPFIEAPPKLELKPLPASHLFGLRFYQTASFKNLISVTFSVTVCRGDVLSPSHTLKAKKGIFWVLLPRTEFPLPFTRIQAKNIHSSSIAAVCNSLVSQRSLSLIS